In Porphyrobacter sp. LM 6, one DNA window encodes the following:
- a CDS encoding helix-turn-helix domain-containing protein, with protein MPPINDDLEGARIMVKLDDLLYARRMTLTDLSERVGLTLANLSILKTGKAKAIRFSTLAAICRELECQPSDLLSYRIEDA; from the coding sequence ATGCCCCCGATCAACGACGACCTCGAAGGAGCCCGCATCATGGTCAAGCTTGACGACCTGCTCTACGCCCGCCGCATGACGCTGACCGACCTCTCCGAGCGGGTCGGCCTCACTCTCGCCAACCTGTCGATCCTCAAGACCGGCAAAGCCAAGGCGATCCGCTTCTCCACCCTCGCAGCAATCTGCCGCGAGCTGGAGTGCCAGCCGAGCGACCTGCTGAGCTACCGCATCGAGGACGCGTAA
- the rplJ gene encoding 50S ribosomal protein L10, with translation MDRSQKADAVAQLNAVFNEVAVVVVTRNLGMTVAQSTDLRTKMRDAGASYKVAKNRLAKLALENTDYVGLGDMLTGPVGLAWSTDPVAAAKAAVDFAKSNDKLEIVGGSMGSVVLDEAGIKALATMPSLDEMRAKLIGLVNAPATKIAQVVTAPAAKVARVFAAYADKAA, from the coding sequence ATGGATCGTTCGCAGAAAGCCGACGCGGTTGCCCAGCTCAATGCGGTCTTCAACGAGGTTGCCGTGGTGGTTGTCACCCGTAACCTCGGCATGACGGTGGCTCAGTCCACCGACCTGCGTACCAAGATGCGCGATGCTGGTGCGTCCTACAAGGTTGCGAAGAACCGTCTCGCCAAGCTCGCCCTCGAAAACACCGACTATGTCGGGCTTGGTGACATGCTCACCGGTCCGGTCGGGCTGGCCTGGTCGACTGACCCGGTCGCGGCTGCCAAGGCCGCTGTCGACTTCGCGAAGTCGAACGACAAGCTCGAAATCGTCGGCGGTTCGATGGGTTCGGTCGTCCTCGACGAAGCCGGGATCAAGGCGCTTGCCACGATGCCGAGCCTCGACGAAATGCGCGCCAAGCTCATCGGTCTGGTCAACGCCCCGGCGACGAAGATCGCCCAGGTCGTTACCGCGCCCGCCGCGAAGGTCGCCCGTGTGTTCGCCGCTTACGCGGACAAGGCAGCCTAA
- the rplL gene encoding 50S ribosomal protein L7/L12, which produces MADIAKLVEELSKLTVLEAAELAKALEEAWGVSAAAAVAVAAGPAAGGDAPAAEEQTEFDVILTGDGGKKIQVIKEVRAITGLGLTEAKTLVESAPKALKEGVSKAEAEEVKKKIEEAGGTVELK; this is translated from the coding sequence ATGGCCGATATTGCCAAGCTTGTTGAAGAACTTTCGAAGCTGACCGTGCTCGAAGCCGCCGAACTCGCCAAGGCGCTTGAAGAAGCGTGGGGCGTGAGCGCTGCTGCTGCTGTTGCTGTGGCTGCTGGCCCGGCTGCCGGCGGCGACGCCCCGGCTGCTGAAGAGCAGACCGAATTCGACGTCATCCTGACCGGCGACGGCGGCAAGAAGATCCAGGTGATCAAGGAAGTCCGCGCCATCACCGGCCTGGGCCTGACCGAAGCCAAGACCCTCGTGGAATCGGCTCCGAAGGCGCTCAAGGAAGGCGTTTCGAAGGCTGAAGCCGAAGAAGTTAAGAAGAAGATCGAAGAAGCCGGCGGCACCGTCGAGCTCAAGTAA
- a CDS encoding PEGA domain-containing protein: protein MKWKTLALAAMAGVSLSGCATVMNGTNIDYTTTTDPTGADVVFLNGLKCTSPCTLELKRGADTRVDISKPGYEPVYVLIQSRLAGSTFGNILAGGIIGGVVDGGNGASNTLSPRPLMVRLSPTGSGKPAMLLDKDGKDLMTVTEHNDKVRADVAKTIGLESAGMSKNDPAQ, encoded by the coding sequence ATGAAATGGAAGACTCTCGCGCTCGCCGCCATGGCGGGCGTCTCGCTGAGCGGCTGTGCCACCGTGATGAACGGCACAAACATCGATTACACCACCACGACCGACCCGACCGGGGCCGACGTGGTGTTCCTGAACGGGCTCAAGTGCACCTCGCCCTGCACGCTTGAACTGAAGCGCGGCGCGGATACCCGTGTCGACATCAGCAAGCCGGGTTACGAGCCGGTCTATGTCCTGATCCAGTCGCGCCTCGCCGGTTCGACCTTCGGCAACATCCTTGCCGGCGGGATCATCGGCGGCGTGGTCGATGGCGGCAACGGCGCGAGCAACACGCTCAGCCCGCGTCCGCTGATGGTGCGCCTTTCGCCGACCGGCTCGGGCAAGCCCGCGATGCTGCTCGACAAGGACGGCAAGGACCTGATGACCGTCACCGAGCACAACGACAAGGTGCGTGCCGACGTCGCCAAGACGATCGGGCTCGAATCCGCCGGCATGAGCAAGAACGACCCGGCCCAGTAA
- a CDS encoding MATE family efflux transporter, with product MMQHSSTLDTPSWGQELRATLALAVPLAATNLLQMLIHAVDVIFIARLGDQPLAASSLGIAIFGLTVWAMTGLVGACAPLIAAERGRKLHSVRDIRRTVRMGMWVAVAFGLVGMGIAFAGEALLLLSGQDAAIAAMAGDFLVILAWAMIPMVLAGVFRIFVAALGKPGYATAITLLALGTNTLGNWVLVFGNLGMPAFGLAGSAASSVITALAMLAAYVVVISSDRTLRRYAIFGRWWRPEWARLKQIMVIGTPISLTVLAEAGLFSVAALLMGRFGETELAAHTLALNLAALAFQIPFGTAQAATIRVGYHHGAGDRVAAGRAGWVAIAIGTGFMSTTALAMLLVPTLLLQVYIDPYAPANAALVAFALQYLVLAAIFQLADGVQAVGAGALRGLQDTQVPMWIAIFSYWVPGFGFAIGLGFFTPLEGTGVWIGLALGLFFAAAGLLWRWIRRDALGLTRYETAA from the coding sequence ATGATGCAGCACTCAAGCACTCTCGATACGCCCAGCTGGGGGCAGGAACTGCGCGCGACGCTGGCTCTCGCCGTGCCGCTCGCGGCGACGAACCTGTTGCAGATGCTGATCCACGCGGTCGACGTGATCTTCATTGCGCGGCTGGGCGATCAGCCGCTTGCCGCGTCGAGCCTCGGCATCGCGATCTTCGGGCTGACGGTGTGGGCAATGACGGGCCTCGTGGGTGCCTGCGCCCCGCTGATCGCGGCCGAGCGCGGTCGCAAGCTCCACTCGGTGCGCGATATCCGCCGCACGGTGCGGATGGGGATGTGGGTGGCGGTCGCCTTCGGCCTCGTCGGCATGGGCATCGCCTTTGCGGGTGAGGCGTTGCTGCTGCTGAGTGGGCAGGACGCTGCAATTGCAGCGATGGCGGGCGATTTCCTCGTCATTCTCGCCTGGGCGATGATCCCGATGGTGCTGGCCGGCGTGTTCCGCATCTTCGTCGCCGCGCTGGGCAAGCCGGGCTATGCGACCGCGATCACTCTGCTGGCACTCGGCACCAACACGCTCGGCAACTGGGTGCTGGTGTTCGGCAATCTCGGCATGCCCGCGTTCGGCCTTGCCGGTTCGGCCGCATCGAGCGTGATCACCGCGCTGGCAATGCTGGCGGCCTATGTCGTGGTCATCAGCAGCGACCGCACCTTGCGCCGCTACGCGATTTTCGGACGCTGGTGGCGGCCCGAATGGGCGCGGCTCAAGCAGATCATGGTGATCGGCACGCCGATTTCGCTGACGGTGCTGGCCGAAGCCGGGCTGTTCAGCGTCGCAGCGCTACTGATGGGGCGCTTCGGCGAGACGGAACTCGCCGCGCACACGCTCGCGCTCAATCTCGCCGCTCTGGCGTTCCAGATCCCGTTCGGCACCGCGCAGGCGGCAACCATCCGGGTCGGCTATCACCACGGCGCAGGTGACCGGGTTGCGGCGGGCCGCGCGGGCTGGGTCGCAATTGCGATCGGCACGGGGTTCATGAGCACCACCGCGCTCGCCATGCTGCTGGTGCCGACGCTGCTGCTGCAGGTCTATATCGACCCCTATGCCCCCGCCAATGCCGCGCTGGTCGCCTTCGCGCTGCAATACCTCGTGCTGGCGGCGATCTTCCAGCTGGCGGACGGCGTGCAGGCGGTAGGCGCGGGCGCGCTGCGCGGGCTTCAGGACACGCAGGTGCCGATGTGGATCGCGATCTTCAGCTACTGGGTGCCGGGCTTCGGCTTCGCCATCGGGCTGGGGTTCTTCACCCCGCTCGAAGGGACAGGCGTATGGATCGGGCTGGCGCTGGGCCTGTTCTTTGCCGCTGCCGGGCTGCTGTGGCGCTGGATCCGGCGCGATGCGCTGGGGCTGACGCGTTACGAGACCGCAGCCTAG
- a CDS encoding mechanosensitive ion channel family protein yields the protein MRATVTPSPPKLPPKLAALNDEINVAHEAWLWVKVNLAYLTGAVAVLVIGVILARFLSRWADRALTRNTRIEPTVAKFLSNIIKYALWVVVAITVLTQFGVQTTSIIAALGGLALAVGLALQGTLSNVAAGVMILIQRPFRVGEYITAGTVAGTVQAIGLFTTEMVQLDGLYVMVPNNELWNKAVVNHSRMPRRRLELLVNIAYEDDLKAASTAMLELAKADARVLGDPEPVAFVAALADNSVRVGLRVWCNAGDYLPLSWALNEAVKLKFDALGMTIPTGVAAAAAAAPASAPR from the coding sequence ATGCGAGCGACCGTGACACCTTCCCCACCCAAGCTGCCGCCCAAGCTTGCCGCCCTCAATGACGAGATCAACGTCGCGCACGAGGCGTGGCTGTGGGTGAAGGTCAACCTCGCCTATCTCACCGGCGCGGTCGCGGTGCTGGTGATCGGGGTGATCCTCGCGCGGTTCCTGTCGCGCTGGGCCGACCGCGCGCTCACCCGCAACACCCGCATCGAGCCGACGGTCGCGAAGTTCCTCAGCAACATCATCAAATATGCGCTGTGGGTGGTGGTGGCGATCACGGTGCTGACCCAGTTCGGGGTGCAGACCACCAGCATAATCGCCGCGCTCGGCGGGCTTGCGCTGGCGGTTGGCCTTGCGCTGCAAGGCACGCTGTCGAATGTGGCGGCGGGCGTGATGATCCTGATCCAGCGTCCGTTCCGCGTGGGCGAATATATCACCGCCGGGACCGTGGCCGGGACGGTGCAGGCGATCGGCCTGTTCACCACCGAAATGGTCCAGCTCGACGGGCTCTATGTCATGGTTCCCAATAACGAGCTGTGGAACAAGGCGGTGGTCAACCATTCGCGCATGCCCAGGCGGCGGCTCGAGCTGCTGGTGAACATTGCCTACGAGGATGACCTCAAGGCCGCGAGCACCGCGATGCTTGAGCTGGCGAAGGCCGATGCGCGAGTGCTTGGCGATCCCGAGCCGGTCGCGTTTGTTGCGGCGCTGGCGGACAATTCTGTGCGCGTCGGCCTCAGGGTGTGGTGCAATGCGGGCGATTATCTGCCGCTGTCATGGGCGCTCAACGAGGCGGTGAAGCTGAAGTTCGACGCGCTGGGCATGACCATCCCCACCGGGGTGGCCGCCGCTGCGGCTGCCGCGCCCGCCTCCGCGCCGCGCTAG
- a CDS encoding DUF2853 family protein produces the protein MSNEAPATDWAADVKRYVPAADTGAIAGLVRHCLVSLNTREAPMVSFGKPAETRSVRENFCKKTLGLTESDGVLDAAIASVGARMSDTTSRHRVTAYYLLAEHFGKVEQLAAAAAAIPPAPAVPPLAPWTATMFDGPPPGTSVGGPSDDLKFAAIVGLGGGVLAMAAAVASTAGG, from the coding sequence ATGTCGAATGAAGCCCCAGCCACCGACTGGGCGGCTGACGTCAAGCGTTACGTTCCGGCTGCCGATACCGGCGCGATCGCCGGGCTCGTACGCCATTGTCTTGTATCGCTGAATACCCGCGAGGCGCCGATGGTGTCGTTCGGCAAACCGGCCGAAACCCGCAGCGTGCGCGAGAACTTCTGCAAGAAGACGCTCGGCCTGACCGAATCTGATGGCGTGCTTGATGCCGCCATCGCCTCGGTCGGCGCACGGATGAGCGATACCACCTCCCGCCACCGGGTCACGGCCTACTATCTGCTCGCCGAACATTTCGGCAAGGTGGAGCAGCTCGCCGCGGCTGCGGCGGCGATCCCGCCGGCACCGGCGGTCCCGCCGCTGGCACCCTGGACGGCGACCATGTTTGACGGCCCCCCGCCGGGCACCTCCGTCGGCGGCCCGAGCGACGATCTCAAGTTCGCGGCCATTGTTGGTCTGGGCGGCGGGGTGCTGGCGATGGCCGCAGCGGTTGCCAGTACTGCCGGCGGCTGA
- the groES gene encoding co-chaperone GroES, with the protein MAFRPLHDRVVVRRIEADQKTAGGIIIPDSAQEKPSEGEVIAVGDGARDDSGNRIALDVKVGDRVLFGKWSGTEVKIAGEDLLIMKESDIMGIVG; encoded by the coding sequence ATGGCATTTCGTCCGCTGCACGACCGCGTTGTGGTCCGTCGCATCGAAGCCGACCAGAAGACCGCTGGCGGCATCATTATCCCCGATAGCGCCCAGGAAAAGCCGAGCGAAGGCGAAGTCATCGCCGTGGGCGACGGCGCCCGTGACGATAGCGGCAACCGCATCGCGCTCGACGTCAAGGTCGGCGACCGCGTGCTGTTCGGCAAGTGGTCGGGCACCGAAGTCAAGATCGCTGGCGAAGACCTGCTGATCATGAAGGAAAGCGACATCATGGGGATCGTCGGCTGA
- the groL gene encoding chaperonin GroEL (60 kDa chaperone family; promotes refolding of misfolded polypeptides especially under stressful conditions; forms two stacked rings of heptamers to form a barrel-shaped 14mer; ends can be capped by GroES; misfolded proteins enter the barrel where they are refolded when GroES binds) has protein sequence MAAKDVKFGREAREGILRGVDILANAVKVTLGPKGRNVVIDKSFGAPRITKDGVSVAKEIELKDKFENMGAQMLREVASKANDAAGDGTTTATVLAQAIVTEGMKSVAAGMNPMDLKRGIDQAVIAVVENLKARSKDVSDSSEIAQVGIISANGDVEVGEKIAQAMEKVGKEGVITVEEAKGLEFELDVVEGMQFDRGYLSPYFITNPDKMTVELDNPYILIHEKKLSNLQSMLPILEAVVQSGRPLLIIAEDIEGEALATLVVNKLRGGLKVAAVKAPGFGDRRKAMLQDIAILTKGEMISEDLGIKLENVTVGMLGQAKKVSIDKDNTTIVDGAGSADDIKARVAEIRTQIDNTSSDYDREKLQERLAKLAGGVAVIKVGGATEVEVKERKDRVDDALHATRAAVEEGIVPGGGTALLYATKALEGLKGANEDQTRGIDIIRKAITAPIKQIAQNAGHDGAVVAGNLLRENDETQGFNAATDTYENLVKAGVIDPTKVVRTALQDAASVAGLLITTEAAIVERPEDKPAAPAMPDMGGMGF, from the coding sequence ATGGCTGCCAAGGACGTAAAGTTCGGCCGCGAAGCCCGCGAAGGTATTCTGCGCGGCGTCGACATCCTCGCCAACGCCGTCAAGGTGACCCTCGGCCCCAAGGGCCGCAATGTCGTGATCGACAAGAGCTTCGGCGCGCCGCGCATCACCAAGGACGGTGTGAGCGTCGCCAAGGAAATCGAGCTCAAGGACAAGTTCGAAAACATGGGCGCGCAGATGCTGCGCGAAGTGGCCTCGAAGGCGAACGATGCGGCCGGTGACGGCACCACCACCGCCACCGTGCTCGCCCAGGCGATCGTGACCGAAGGCATGAAGTCGGTTGCTGCCGGCATGAACCCGATGGATCTCAAGCGCGGGATCGATCAGGCCGTGATCGCCGTGGTCGAAAACCTCAAGGCCCGTTCGAAGGACGTGTCGGACAGCTCGGAAATCGCGCAGGTCGGCATCATCTCGGCCAACGGCGACGTGGAAGTGGGCGAAAAGATCGCCCAGGCCATGGAAAAGGTCGGCAAGGAAGGCGTGATCACGGTCGAAGAAGCCAAGGGCCTCGAGTTCGAACTCGATGTCGTCGAAGGCATGCAGTTCGACCGCGGCTACCTCTCGCCCTACTTCATCACCAACCCCGACAAGATGACCGTGGAACTGGATAACCCCTACATCCTGATCCACGAGAAGAAGCTGTCGAACCTGCAGTCGATGCTGCCGATCCTCGAAGCTGTGGTGCAGTCGGGCCGTCCGCTGCTGATCATCGCCGAAGACATCGAAGGCGAAGCGCTGGCGACCCTCGTGGTCAACAAGCTGCGCGGCGGCCTCAAGGTTGCGGCCGTGAAGGCTCCGGGCTTCGGCGATCGTCGCAAGGCGATGCTGCAGGACATCGCGATCCTGACCAAGGGCGAGATGATTTCCGAAGACCTCGGCATCAAGCTTGAGAACGTCACCGTCGGCATGCTCGGCCAGGCCAAGAAGGTCTCGATCGACAAGGACAACACCACCATCGTCGATGGCGCCGGTTCGGCTGACGACATCAAGGCGCGCGTCGCCGAGATCCGCACCCAGATCGACAACACCTCGAGCGATTACGACCGCGAGAAGCTCCAGGAGCGTCTCGCCAAGCTCGCCGGCGGTGTGGCCGTGATCAAGGTTGGCGGCGCGACCGAAGTCGAAGTGAAGGAGCGCAAGGACCGCGTCGACGACGCTCTCCACGCGACCCGCGCTGCGGTTGAGGAAGGCATCGTTCCGGGCGGCGGCACCGCGCTGCTCTACGCCACCAAGGCCCTCGAAGGCCTCAAGGGCGCGAACGAAGACCAGACCCGCGGCATCGACATCATCCGCAAGGCGATCACCGCCCCGATCAAGCAGATCGCCCAGAACGCCGGCCATGATGGCGCGGTCGTTGCGGGCAACCTGCTGCGCGAGAATGACGAAACGCAGGGCTTCAACGCCGCCACCGACACCTACGAAAACCTGGTGAAGGCCGGCGTGATCGACCCGACCAAGGTCGTCCGCACCGCGCTGCAGGATGCGGCCTCGGTCGCCGGCCTGCTGATCACCACCGAAGCGGCGATCGTCGAGCGTCCGGAAGACAAGCCGGCCGCCCCCGCCATGCCCGACATGGGCGGCATGGGGTTCTAA